In Shinella sp. XGS7, a single genomic region encodes these proteins:
- the rng gene encoding ribonuclease G has translation MEDILINWSPQETRVAVVENGAVQELHVERTLERGLVGNIYSGKVARVLPGMQSAFIDIGLERAAFLHVADLHVNGATPRSHHADSGAAVPIERLVFEGQTLTVQVIKDPIGSKGARLSTQISIAGRMLVFLPQDEHIGISQKIGSPETREQLRARMQALVGKPDEGGGGGFILRTNAEDASDEELATDIAYLRKTWAQIRERAHRSPPGTLLHQDLSLVERVLRDLSTERTGSIRIDSRMQYEVLHAFGEMYMPAATAKLEHYRGERPIFDLNNIDAELDRALARRVDLKSGGYLIVDQTEAMTTIDVNTGGFVGARNFDDTIFKTNLEAAGAIARQLRLRNLGGIIIVDFIDMTREEHRSAVLSEFRKQLSKDRTKVTVGGFTQLGLVEMTRKRTRESLARMLCEPCPTCEGRGQIKTARTVCYDIMREILREARQFSPKEFRVVAAANVVEMLLDEESQHLAGLSDFIGKPISLTAEPTNQTEHYDIVLM, from the coding sequence ATGGAAGACATTCTGATCAACTGGTCTCCGCAGGAGACCCGCGTGGCCGTGGTCGAAAACGGCGCGGTGCAGGAGCTGCACGTCGAGCGCACCCTGGAGCGCGGCCTGGTGGGCAATATCTACTCGGGCAAGGTGGCGCGGGTGCTCCCGGGCATGCAATCGGCCTTCATCGACATCGGCCTGGAGCGGGCGGCCTTCCTGCATGTGGCCGATCTGCATGTGAACGGCGCCACGCCGCGCAGCCACCATGCCGACAGCGGCGCGGCCGTGCCCATCGAGCGCCTGGTCTTCGAGGGCCAGACCCTCACCGTGCAGGTGATCAAGGACCCCATCGGCAGCAAGGGCGCGCGCCTGTCCACCCAGATCAGCATTGCTGGGCGCATGCTGGTCTTCCTGCCCCAGGACGAGCACATCGGCATCTCGCAGAAGATCGGCTCGCCCGAGACTCGCGAGCAGCTGCGGGCCCGCATGCAGGCCCTGGTGGGCAAGCCGGACGAGGGCGGGGGCGGCGGCTTCATCCTGCGCACCAATGCCGAGGACGCCTCGGACGAGGAACTGGCCACCGACATCGCCTATCTGCGCAAGACCTGGGCCCAGATCCGCGAGCGCGCGCACCGCTCGCCGCCCGGCACCCTGCTGCACCAGGACCTGAGCCTGGTGGAGCGCGTGCTGCGCGATCTGAGCACCGAGCGCACCGGCTCCATCCGCATCGACTCGCGCATGCAGTACGAGGTGCTGCACGCCTTTGGCGAGATGTACATGCCCGCCGCCACGGCCAAGCTGGAGCATTACCGCGGCGAGCGGCCCATCTTCGATCTGAACAATATCGATGCCGAGCTGGACCGCGCCCTGGCGCGGCGCGTGGACCTCAAGTCGGGCGGCTACCTGATCGTGGACCAGACCGAGGCCATGACCACCATCGATGTGAACACCGGTGGCTTCGTGGGCGCACGCAATTTCGACGACACCATCTTCAAGACCAATCTGGAGGCGGCCGGCGCCATCGCGCGCCAGCTGCGCCTGCGCAATCTGGGCGGCATCATCATCGTCGACTTCATCGACATGACCCGCGAGGAGCATCGCAGCGCCGTGCTGAGCGAGTTCCGCAAGCAGCTCAGCAAGGACCGCACCAAGGTCACGGTGGGGGGCTTCACCCAGCTGGGCCTGGTGGAGATGACGCGCAAGCGCACCCGCGAATCGCTGGCCCGCATGCTCTGCGAACCCTGCCCGACCTGCGAGGGCCGCGGTCAGATCAAGACCGCGCGCACCGTCTGCTACGACATCATGCGCGAGATCCTGCGCGAGGCCCGCCAGTTCTCGCCCAAGGAGTTCCGCGTGGTGGCCGCGGCCAATGTGGTGGAGATGCTGCTGGATGAAGAGAGTCAGCATCTGGCCGGGCTCTCCGACTTCATCGGCAAGCCGATCTCGCTGACGGCCGAGCCCACCAACCAGACCGAGCATTACGACATCGTGCTGATGTGA
- a CDS encoding nucleoside triphosphate pyrophosphatase, which yields MSSPLIYLASQSPRRRQLLDQLGVPHELLLPGADEDAEALETVEPGELPEPYVQRATLNKLAAAVARRAQRGLTERPILCSDTTVALGDALLGKPADAAEALDMLKRLSGQTHRVLTAVALAWSGRQALALSVSQVRFAPVPAAVLRRYVDSGEPMGKAGAYAIQSQIAGWIEHIEGSYSGIMGLPLFETAGLLRQAGLDL from the coding sequence ATGTCGTCCCCGCTGATCTATCTCGCCTCGCAAAGCCCGCGCCGCCGCCAGCTGCTGGACCAGCTGGGCGTGCCGCATGAGCTGCTGCTGCCCGGTGCCGACGAGGATGCCGAGGCCCTGGAGACCGTGGAGCCCGGCGAGCTGCCCGAGCCCTATGTGCAGCGCGCCACGCTCAACAAGCTGGCCGCCGCGGTGGCGCGGCGCGCGCAGCGCGGCCTGACCGAGCGTCCCATCCTCTGCTCCGACACCACGGTGGCCCTGGGCGACGCCCTCCTGGGCAAGCCGGCCGATGCCGCCGAGGCGCTGGACATGCTCAAGCGTCTCTCCGGCCAGACCCACCGCGTGCTCACCGCCGTAGCCCTGGCCTGGTCGGGCCGGCAAGCCCTGGCCCTGAGCGTCTCGCAGGTGCGCTTCGCGCCGGTGCCGGCTGCGGTGCTGCGCCGCTATGTGGACAGCGGCGAGCCCATGGGCAAGGCCGGGGCCTATGCCATCCAGAGCCAGATCGCGGGCTGGATCGAGCACATCGAGGGCTCATATTCGGGCATCATGGGCCTGCCCCTGTTCGAGACCGCCGGCTTGCTGCGCCAGGCCGGGCTGGATCTCTGA
- the rlmH gene encoding 23S rRNA (pseudouridine(1915)-N(3))-methyltransferase RlmH — MRLLLIAVGQRMPGWADTAYEDFAKRFPPELRLELKAVKAEPRTTGKTVEQMMAAEAQRLEAACPKGARRLILDERGERVTTLQLAKALTRWKDDGRDVAIFIGGPDGLDPALKATADEMLRLSDLTLPHAFVRVLLAEGLYRAWSVQAGHPYHRE, encoded by the coding sequence ATGCGCCTGCTGCTGATCGCGGTCGGTCAGCGCATGCCCGGCTGGGCGGACACCGCTTACGAAGACTTCGCCAAGCGTTTTCCGCCCGAGCTGCGTCTGGAGCTCAAGGCCGTCAAGGCCGAGCCGCGCACCACCGGCAAGACCGTGGAGCAGATGATGGCCGCCGAGGCCCAGCGCCTGGAGGCCGCCTGCCCCAAGGGCGCGCGGCGCCTGATCCTGGACGAGCGCGGCGAGCGCGTCACCACGCTGCAGCTGGCCAAGGCCCTGACGCGCTGGAAGGACGATGGCCGCGATGTGGCCATCTTCATTGGCGGGCCCGATGGTCTGGATCCCGCGCTCAAGGCCACGGCCGACGAGATGCTGCGCCTGTCCGACCTGACCCTGCCGCACGCCTTTGTGCGCGTGCTGCTGGCCGAGGGCCTGTACCGCGCCTGGTCGGTGCAGGCCGGCCATCCCTATCACCGCGAGTGA
- the rsfS gene encoding ribosome silencing factor: MDIRKLQRAIVDGLEDVKAQNIQVFNTEHLSPLFERVIIASGTSNRQTKALASSVRVTVKERGMDVMRTEGEENGEWIIVDCGAAVVHVMQPAIREYYHLEEIWGGKPVKLKLGDGEVKLVKASEPMDEEPKAAKKAKAPAAKKAAAPAKKAAAKSAAAPAAKKAPAKKGSVSKTTGVKKAAPAKTAAPVKTLKVGAAKPAAKKTVAKKAAPAAKPAARKTVAAKPAAKTVAKPAAKKAAPARAKKA; the protein is encoded by the coding sequence ATGGACATTCGTAAACTGCAGCGCGCCATCGTCGATGGCCTGGAAGACGTGAAGGCCCAGAACATCCAGGTCTTCAACACCGAGCACCTCTCGCCGCTGTTCGAGCGCGTGATCATCGCCTCGGGCACCAGCAACCGCCAGACCAAGGCGCTGGCCTCCAGCGTGCGGGTGACGGTCAAGGAGCGCGGCATGGATGTCATGCGCACCGAGGGCGAGGAAAACGGCGAATGGATCATCGTGGACTGCGGCGCCGCCGTGGTGCATGTGATGCAGCCGGCCATCCGCGAGTACTACCACCTGGAAGAGATCTGGGGCGGCAAGCCCGTCAAGCTCAAGCTGGGTGATGGCGAGGTCAAGCTGGTCAAGGCCTCCGAGCCCATGGACGAAGAGCCCAAGGCCGCCAAGAAGGCCAAGGCGCCTGCGGCCAAGAAGGCGGCTGCACCCGCCAAGAAGGCCGCCGCCAAGAGCGCTGCCGCCCCGGCCGCCAAGAAGGCGCCGGCCAAGAAGGGCAGCGTGAGCAAGACCACGGGCGTGAAGAAGGCTGCGCCGGCCAAGACCGCGGCCCCGGTCAAGACCCTCAAGGTGGGCGCTGCCAAGCCGGCCGCCAAGAAGACCGTGGCCAAGAAGGCGGCGCCTGCCGCCAAGCCGGCGGCCCGCAAGACGGTGGCGGCCAAGCCTGCCGCCAAGACGGTGGCCAAGCCGGCCGCCAAGAAGGCCGCCCCGGCCCGCGCCAAGAAGGCCTGA
- the nadD gene encoding nicotinate-nucleotide adenylyltransferase yields the protein MNPAPAGARIGLFGGSFDPVHLAHLSLARSALAQLGLDRLLWLPAGRPWQKLQAGAGRGLASPEHRRAMVELMVAGEPRFAVDDSELERDGASYTIDTVRARLAAHPGEQLFLLIGQDQYARLHTWREWPALLERVTLAVAARAGTPVQAPPELAGTPHRVQIIEMPASAISSTEVRDRASRGEDIRPMVGDAVAGYIARHRLYGAL from the coding sequence GTGAACCCGGCGCCCGCGGGGGCGCGGATCGGCCTCTTCGGTGGCAGCTTCGATCCGGTGCACCTGGCCCATCTCTCGCTGGCGCGCAGCGCGCTGGCCCAGCTGGGCCTGGACCGCCTGCTGTGGCTGCCCGCCGGGCGGCCCTGGCAGAAGCTGCAGGCCGGCGCCGGCCGGGGCCTGGCCTCGCCCGAGCACCGGCGGGCCATGGTCGAGCTGATGGTGGCCGGCGAGCCGCGCTTTGCGGTGGACGACAGCGAGCTGGAGCGCGACGGCGCCAGCTACACCATAGACACGGTGCGGGCCCGTCTGGCGGCTCACCCGGGCGAGCAGCTCTTTCTGCTGATCGGCCAGGACCAGTACGCCCGCCTGCACACCTGGCGTGAGTGGCCGGCCCTGCTGGAGCGGGTCACGCTGGCGGTGGCGGCGCGGGCCGGCACCCCGGTGCAGGCGCCGCCCGAGCTGGCGGGCACACCGCACCGGGTTCAGATCATCGAGATGCCGGCATCGGCGATTTCTTCCACCGAGGTGCGCGACCGGGCGTCGCGTGGCGAGGACATCCGCCCCATGGTGGGCGATGCGGTAGCGGGGTATATTGCCCGTCACCGCCTTTACGGGGCCCTTTGA
- the hemF gene encoding oxygen-dependent coproporphyrinogen oxidase: MTIQTLAVREYLLGLQQRIVSALEQADGQPFISDGWEREPGGRLEGDGLTRLIENGGLFERGGCNFSHVRGRVLPPSATQHRPELAGAPFEAMGVSLVLHPHNPFVPTVHMNVRMFAALPADAEPVVWFGGGMDLTPYYGYERDAQHFHRTCKTALDPHGETLYPRFKTWCDEYFFLKHRSEPRGIGGVFFDDHAEGGFDASFALIRSVGDAFVPAYLPIVERRQGYAYGERERDFQAYRRGRYVEFNLVFDRGTLFGLQSGGRTESILMSMPPLVKWRYDWQPEAGTPEARLYTDFLRPRDWAHEAPSALWL, from the coding sequence ATGACGATTCAAACCCTGGCGGTGCGCGAGTACCTGCTGGGTCTGCAGCAGCGCATCGTGTCGGCGCTGGAGCAGGCCGATGGCCAGCCCTTCATCAGCGATGGCTGGGAGCGCGAGCCCGGTGGCCGCCTGGAAGGCGACGGCCTGACCCGCCTGATCGAGAACGGCGGCCTCTTCGAGCGCGGCGGCTGCAATTTCTCGCATGTGCGCGGCCGGGTGCTGCCACCCTCGGCCACCCAGCACCGGCCCGAGCTGGCCGGCGCGCCCTTCGAGGCCATGGGCGTGTCCCTGGTGCTGCACCCGCACAACCCCTTTGTGCCCACGGTGCACATGAATGTGCGCATGTTCGCGGCCCTGCCGGCGGATGCCGAGCCCGTGGTCTGGTTTGGCGGCGGCATGGACCTCACGCCCTACTACGGCTACGAGCGCGATGCCCAGCATTTCCACCGGACCTGCAAGACGGCGCTGGACCCGCATGGCGAGACCCTGTATCCGCGCTTCAAGACCTGGTGCGACGAGTATTTCTTCCTGAAGCACCGCAGCGAGCCGCGCGGCATCGGCGGCGTGTTCTTCGATGACCATGCCGAGGGCGGCTTTGACGCGTCTTTTGCCCTGATCCGCTCGGTGGGCGACGCCTTCGTGCCCGCCTATCTGCCCATCGTGGAGCGCCGCCAGGGCTATGCCTATGGCGAGCGCGAGCGCGATTTCCAGGCCTACCGGCGCGGCCGCTATGTGGAGTTCAACCTGGTCTTTGACCGGGGCACGCTCTTCGGCCTGCAGTCGGGCGGCCGCACCGAGTCCATCCTGATGTCCATGCCGCCCCTGGTGAAGTGGCGCTACGACTGGCAGCCCGAGGCCGGCACGCCCGAGGCGCGCCTGTACACCGACTTCCTGCGCCCGCGTGACTGGGCGCATGAGGCGCCCAGCGCGCTGTGGCTGTGA
- a CDS encoding 1-acyl-sn-glycerol-3-phosphate acyltransferase, which produces MSESRPTRPQLLDAAALPLRPRGSLLARALFRLAGWRLDCQGLPGRQGVMLVYPHTSNWDFPVGLFAKWTLGLPLRFWAKDSLFRVPLFGAWLRWLGGVAVQRDSAHGLVGETAAQMRAAQQRDEVFWLVAAPEGTRSLKGGWRSGAYQLALQADVPVGLASFDFPSKTVILRQFVRLSGDKNADFALLAELYAGRRGKRPELASPVRLLEKP; this is translated from the coding sequence TTGAGCGAGTCTCGGCCGACCCGTCCCCAGCTGCTGGATGCGGCCGCGCTGCCGCTGCGCCCGCGCGGCAGTCTGCTGGCGCGGGCCTTGTTCCGTCTGGCGGGCTGGCGCCTGGACTGCCAGGGTCTGCCCGGCCGCCAGGGCGTGATGCTGGTCTATCCGCACACCTCCAACTGGGACTTCCCGGTGGGCCTGTTTGCCAAATGGACCCTGGGCCTGCCCCTGCGCTTCTGGGCCAAGGACAGCCTGTTTCGCGTGCCGCTCTTTGGCGCCTGGCTGCGCTGGCTGGGCGGGGTGGCGGTGCAGCGCGACAGCGCCCATGGCCTGGTGGGCGAGACGGCGGCCCAGATGCGCGCCGCCCAGCAGCGCGACGAGGTCTTCTGGCTGGTGGCTGCGCCCGAGGGCACGCGTTCGCTCAAGGGCGGCTGGCGCTCCGGCGCCTATCAGCTGGCCCTGCAGGCGGATGTGCCGGTGGGCCTGGCCTCCTTCGACTTTCCGAGCAAGACCGTGATCCTGCGGCAATTCGTGCGCCTGAGCGGTGACAAGAACGCCGATTTCGCCCTGCTGGCCGAGCTCTACGCCGGCCGGCGCGGCAAGCGGCCCGAGCTGGCCAGCCCTGTGCGACTCCTGGAGAAGCCATGA
- the purD gene encoding phosphoribosylamine--glycine ligase, translating to MKVLVLGNGGREHALAWKLSQAERVSQVFVAPGNGGTARNPHLKNVPLSDVKALADFAEAEKIALTVVGPEAFLAAGVVDEFRARGLRIFGPTKAAAQLESSKAFAKDFMKRHAIPTGAYQRFTDATAAKAYIEAEGAPIVIKADGLAAGKGVTVAMTLDEALAAVDDCFDGAFGAAGAEVVVEAFLDGEEASFFCLCDGVNALPLASAQDHKRVGDGDTGPNTGGMGAYSPAPVMTPNVHAKVMHEIIMPTIQGMAKDGIPFTGFLYAGLMIDDKGQPRTVEFNTRMGDPETQPIMMRLKSDLFELMMAATEGTLDQVELQWDRRVALGVVMAAEGYPLQPRKGDAISGLPADAADVMVFHAGTTEQDGKLLTSGGRVLCVTALGESVRTAQQLAYDTLTPIHFEGKQYRRDIGHRAVSRR from the coding sequence ATGAAAGTTCTTGTTCTTGGTAATGGTGGCCGCGAGCATGCGCTGGCCTGGAAGCTCTCGCAGGCCGAGCGCGTCAGCCAGGTCTTCGTGGCCCCGGGCAATGGCGGCACGGCCCGCAACCCGCATCTGAAGAATGTGCCCCTCAGCGATGTGAAGGCCCTGGCCGACTTCGCCGAGGCCGAGAAGATCGCGCTCACCGTGGTCGGCCCCGAGGCCTTTCTGGCGGCCGGCGTGGTGGACGAGTTCCGGGCCCGCGGCCTGCGCATCTTCGGCCCCACCAAGGCGGCGGCCCAGCTGGAGTCCAGCAAGGCCTTCGCCAAGGACTTCATGAAGCGCCACGCCATCCCCACCGGCGCCTATCAGCGCTTCACCGATGCCACCGCCGCCAAAGCCTATATCGAGGCCGAGGGCGCGCCCATCGTCATCAAGGCGGACGGGCTTGCCGCCGGCAAGGGCGTGACCGTGGCCATGACGCTCGACGAGGCGCTGGCCGCCGTCGACGATTGCTTCGACGGTGCCTTCGGCGCAGCCGGCGCGGAAGTGGTGGTGGAGGCCTTCCTCGACGGCGAGGAAGCGAGCTTCTTCTGCCTGTGCGACGGCGTGAACGCGCTGCCGCTCGCCTCCGCGCAGGACCACAAGCGTGTCGGCGACGGCGACACCGGCCCCAATACCGGCGGCATGGGCGCCTATTCGCCCGCACCCGTCATGACGCCCAATGTGCATGCCAAGGTGATGCACGAGATCATCATGCCCACCATCCAGGGCATGGCCAAGGACGGCATCCCCTTCACCGGCTTCCTCTACGCCGGCCTGATGATCGACGACAAGGGCCAGCCGCGCACGGTGGAGTTCAACACCCGCATGGGCGACCCCGAGACCCAGCCCATCATGATGCGTCTGAAGAGCGATCTCTTCGAGCTGATGATGGCCGCCACCGAGGGCACGCTGGACCAGGTGGAGCTGCAATGGGACCGCCGCGTGGCCCTGGGCGTGGTGATGGCGGCCGAGGGCTATCCGCTGCAGCCGCGCAAGGGCGACGCCATCAGCGGCCTGCCCGCCGATGCGGCCGATGTGATGGTCTTCCATGCCGGCACCACCGAGCAGGACGGCAAGCTGCTCACCTCGGGTGGCCGCGTGCTCTGCGTGACGGCACTGGGCGAGTCGGTGCGCACCGCGCAGCAGCTGGCCTATGACACCCTGACGCCGATCCACTTCGAAGGCAAGCAGTACCGCCGCGATATCGGCCACCGGGCGGTGAGCCGGCGTTGA
- a CDS encoding YebC/PmpR family DNA-binding transcriptional regulator — protein MAGHSKWANIQHRKGRQDEKRGKIWTRLTREIIVAARQGGGDIAMNPRLRLAIEKAKAANMPADNIKRNVDKATGNLDGVTYEEIRYEGYGIGGAAIMIDTMTDNRVRTVAEVRHAFSKYGGNMGTDGSVAFQFKHCGQLVFAPGTSEDKVMEVALEAGAEDVITDDEGAIEVLTAPGDFEAVKNALEAAGLKPEVAEVTMRAENTVSLAGEDAVRMQKLLDVLEDLDDTQEIYHNAEIQE, from the coding sequence ATGGCTGGTCATTCCAAATGGGCCAATATTCAGCACCGCAAGGGGCGTCAGGATGAGAAGCGCGGCAAGATCTGGACGCGTCTGACGCGCGAAATCATCGTCGCGGCCCGCCAGGGCGGCGGCGATATCGCGATGAACCCGCGTCTGCGTCTGGCCATCGAGAAGGCCAAGGCCGCGAACATGCCGGCCGACAATATCAAGCGCAATGTGGACAAGGCCACGGGCAATCTGGACGGCGTGACCTACGAGGAAATCCGCTACGAGGGCTACGGCATCGGCGGCGCGGCCATCATGATCGACACCATGACCGACAACCGCGTGCGCACGGTGGCCGAGGTGCGTCACGCCTTCAGCAAGTACGGCGGCAATATGGGCACGGACGGCTCGGTGGCCTTCCAGTTCAAGCATTGCGGCCAGCTGGTCTTCGCGCCGGGCACCTCCGAGGACAAGGTCATGGAAGTGGCCCTGGAAGCCGGCGCCGAAGACGTGATCACCGATGACGAGGGCGCCATCGAGGTGCTGACCGCGCCGGGCGACTTCGAAGCCGTCAAGAATGCGCTGGAGGCCGCCGGCCTCAAGCCCGAGGTGGCCGAGGTCACCATGCGCGCCGAGAACACGGTGAGCCTCGCGGGCGAGGACGCCGTTCGCATGCAGAAGCTGCTGGACGTGCTCGAGGACCTGGACGACACCCAGGAGATCTATCACAACGCGGAAATCCAGGAATGA
- a CDS encoding DUF2306 domain-containing protein yields MNLSPVIALHLSAALGAVALGPVALTLRKGSPGHRTAGYTWITLMVVAALSALFIRDFGLPNIAGYTPIHLLVPFTLISLALAIRAVIQGRIQQHRRLMWRTYLGACVVAGAFTLLPQRFLGQWVWHHWLGWI; encoded by the coding sequence ATGAACCTCAGCCCCGTCATCGCCCTGCACCTGAGCGCCGCCCTGGGCGCCGTGGCCCTGGGCCCCGTCGCTCTGACCTTGCGCAAGGGCTCGCCCGGCCACCGCACCGCCGGCTACACCTGGATCACGCTGATGGTGGTGGCCGCGCTCAGCGCCCTGTTCATCCGCGACTTCGGCCTGCCCAATATCGCCGGCTACACCCCCATCCACCTGCTGGTGCCCTTCACCCTGATCAGCCTGGCCCTGGCCATCCGCGCCGTGATCCAGGGTCGCATCCAGCAGCACCGCCGCCTGATGTGGCGCACCTATCTGGGCGCCTGCGTGGTGGCCGGCGCCTTCACCCTGCTGCCCCAACGTTTTCTGGGCCAGTGGGTCTGGCACCACTGGCTGGGCTGGATCTGA
- a CDS encoding sensor histidine kinase has protein sequence MSRPATHPDLRQRLAALPYVLRAGLGNVIFSSGIGLLIHLLTGQALRGTLVYSLCIGLSCWALIDGSRQLSARLLRRWRPGQAALREGWPGWPVMLLCVLASVPLASVAGSLLAQALLGWDLRRAAWDWPQKELLTVLLLTLGASMVATAVFYARGRLAAARGEAEQARRLAAETQLRLLESQLEPHMLFNTLANLRVLISLDPTRAQAMLDRLIAFLRATLDASRRGEAHSLRAEFARLADYLALMEVRMGPRLQTRLDLPEALSELPVPPLLLQPLVENAIKHGLEPKVEGGCLTVSARQEAGQLRLEVLDSGVGPGQARPPDQIGSGFGLEQVRSRLATQYGPGAGLRLAAAAEGGTRVSLWLPLSTEHRTTPP, from the coding sequence ATGTCGCGCCCTGCCACCCACCCGGATCTGCGCCAGCGTCTGGCCGCCCTGCCCTATGTGCTGCGCGCCGGCCTGGGCAATGTGATCTTCTCCTCGGGCATAGGCCTGCTGATCCATCTGCTGACCGGCCAGGCCCTGCGTGGCACCCTGGTCTACTCCCTGTGCATAGGCCTGAGCTGCTGGGCCCTGATCGACGGCTCGCGCCAGCTCAGCGCGCGGCTGCTGCGCCGCTGGCGGCCCGGCCAGGCCGCCCTGCGCGAGGGCTGGCCCGGCTGGCCGGTGATGCTGCTGTGCGTGCTGGCCTCGGTGCCCCTGGCCAGCGTGGCCGGCAGCCTGCTGGCCCAGGCCCTGCTGGGCTGGGACCTGCGCCGCGCGGCCTGGGACTGGCCGCAGAAGGAGCTGCTGACGGTGCTGCTGCTCACCCTGGGTGCCTCCATGGTGGCCACCGCCGTCTTCTATGCCCGCGGCCGCCTGGCCGCCGCCCGTGGCGAGGCCGAGCAGGCCCGGCGCCTGGCCGCCGAAACCCAGCTGCGCCTGCTGGAGTCGCAGCTGGAGCCGCATATGCTCTTCAACACCCTGGCCAATCTGCGGGTGCTGATCAGCCTGGACCCGACCCGCGCCCAGGCCATGCTGGACCGCCTGATCGCCTTTCTGCGCGCCACCCTGGACGCTTCGCGCCGCGGCGAGGCCCACAGCCTGCGCGCCGAGTTCGCCCGCCTGGCCGACTATCTGGCCCTGATGGAGGTGCGCATGGGCCCGCGCCTGCAGACTCGGCTGGACCTGCCCGAGGCCCTGTCCGAGCTGCCGGTGCCGCCCCTGCTGCTGCAGCCCCTGGTGGAAAACGCCATCAAGCACGGGCTGGAGCCCAAGGTGGAGGGCGGCTGCCTCACGGTGAGCGCGCGCCAGGAGGCCGGCCAGCTGCGGCTGGAGGTGCTGGACAGCGGCGTCGGCCCCGGCCAGGCGCGCCCACCCGATCAGATCGGCAGCGGCTTCGGCCTGGAACAGGTGCGCTCGCGCCTGGCCACCCAGTACGGCCCCGGTGCCGGCCTGCGTCTGGCTGCGGCCGCCGAGGGCGGCACGCGCGTCAGCCTCTGGCTTCCACTTTCCACTGAACACAGGACCACGCCTCCATGA